A stretch of the Sulfurimonas sp. HSL-1656 genome encodes the following:
- a CDS encoding YitT family protein, which yields MPTKIIKELKRYLLILIGGLVLAAGVTLFLVPNHITSGGTPGMAILINFFTGISVGTIMLSINIPMVLMSMKFIGRGYAFRTVFAIVVIAMSADMFLEVLKLPALTHEPLLGAVFGGMLIGLGVGLIVMSSASPGGPSIIAGMIAHRTHWKEGDLIIALDALIVFSAGFVFPALDSMLWSLVGVYISARGINLILSGRPSKKVLHISSENAETLKAHLLHKLGHEGGVILEGTTLHTGDERRLLMLIVDNNKVQSVRQIVQAYDPSGVVVVMEASELMGGGH from the coding sequence ATGCCAACGAAAATCATAAAAGAGCTCAAACGCTACCTGCTGATCCTGATCGGCGGTCTGGTTCTGGCCGCCGGGGTCACCCTCTTTCTCGTCCCGAACCATATCACCTCCGGGGGGACCCCCGGGATGGCCATTCTGATCAACTTTTTTACCGGCATCTCCGTCGGGACGATCATGCTCTCTATCAATATCCCGATGGTGCTCATGAGCATGAAGTTCATCGGAAGGGGATACGCATTCCGCACCGTGTTTGCCATCGTCGTCATTGCCATGTCGGCGGATATGTTCCTGGAGGTTCTGAAGCTCCCTGCCCTGACGCATGAACCGCTGCTGGGCGCTGTTTTCGGCGGGATGCTTATCGGCCTGGGGGTTGGGCTCATCGTCATGTCCAGCGCCTCGCCCGGCGGCCCCTCCATCATCGCCGGTATGATCGCCCACAGAACCCACTGGAAGGAGGGGGACCTCATCATCGCGCTGGATGCCCTGATCGTCTTCTCGGCCGGCTTCGTTTTCCCCGCACTCGACAGCATGCTCTGGAGCCTGGTCGGCGTCTACATCAGCGCCAGGGGGATCAACCTGATCCTCTCCGGCCGCCCCTCCAAAAAGGTGCTGCATATCTCTTCGGAGAACGCCGAAACCCTTAAAGCCCATCTCCTGCACAAACTGGGGCATGAAGGCGGTGTGATCCTTGAAGGAACGACACTCCACACGGGCGACGAACGGCGGCTCCTGATGCTGATCGTGGATAACAATAAAGTCCAGAGTGTCAGGCAGATCGTCCAGGCGTATGACCCTTCGGGGGTCGTCGTGGTCATGGAAGCATCGGAATTGATGGGCGGGGGGCATTGA
- a CDS encoding metal ABC transporter permease produces MIEIFLPPLLLVFVLVMIHAWFGKGVLERGIIFTDLAIAQFAALGSAVSLGIFHGEYLYVLTLGSALFSAVLIAFASHRSLHLEAFIGILYVLGASGVMMVLANSAEGMEHFKALLASDILFTPMEHVLYSSGVYALLGLLIWQLYPRLTGFMQELLFFVMLAVTVTSSVQLAGVLVVFTLLIAPVFMASMQKRFPPLRFAFVFGWSFSAAAIAASYIFDLPTGYTIVFLGALSVLLGTLMLSRTKA; encoded by the coding sequence ATGATTGAGATCTTTCTGCCCCCGCTGCTGCTCGTCTTCGTGCTCGTGATGATCCACGCCTGGTTCGGCAAAGGGGTCCTCGAGCGCGGCATCATCTTCACCGATCTCGCCATCGCCCAGTTCGCGGCGCTGGGCAGCGCCGTCAGCCTCGGCATTTTTCACGGGGAGTATCTCTATGTGCTCACCCTCGGGAGCGCCCTGTTCAGCGCCGTACTCATTGCGTTCGCATCGCACAGAAGCTTGCATCTGGAGGCGTTTATCGGGATTCTTTACGTGCTGGGGGCCAGCGGGGTCATGATGGTCCTGGCCAACTCCGCCGAGGGGATGGAGCACTTCAAGGCGCTGCTGGCGAGCGACATCCTTTTCACCCCGATGGAGCATGTGCTCTACAGCAGCGGCGTCTATGCCCTGCTCGGGCTTCTGATCTGGCAGCTCTACCCACGCCTTACGGGGTTTATGCAGGAGCTGCTGTTCTTTGTCATGCTCGCCGTCACCGTCACCTCGTCGGTACAGCTTGCCGGTGTGCTCGTCGTCTTTACCCTGCTGATCGCACCGGTCTTCATGGCCTCCATGCAGAAGCGTTTCCCGCCGCTGCGCTTCGCCTTCGTCTTCGGCTGGTCCTTCAGCGCCGCGGCGATCGCCGCCTCCTACATCTTCGACCTGCCGACCGGGTACACCATTGTCTTTCTCGGTGCACTCAGCGTACTGCTCGGTACCCTGATGCTCAGCCGTACGAAAGCCTGA
- a CDS encoding zinc ABC transporter substrate-binding protein: MKKLFFYLLLPAALSAHLNIAVSYPYIGALTKAVGGDHVTTVVLAKGNWDPHFVVPRPSLIAKMRRADALIMNGGQLEIGWLPPLIRRGNNPKVNPSAPTFLNLAQGIELINKPSEVDRANGDIHPAGNPHFHLDPNNIPLLAKRIADFLASIDAEHKSIYENNLADFTLKWGKNLERWAQVMAPKKGMKVVQFHDNLAYFNKAYGLQNIATIEPLPGIPPSPRHTLEVIELIRAEHPCCILHDVYHSTKTAEYIRDKTGIKIVLMPHDLGALESVDTLGALFDHLTEAVTHD, from the coding sequence ATGAAAAAACTGTTTTTTTACCTTCTCCTGCCGGCCGCACTGTCGGCGCACCTGAACATTGCCGTCAGCTACCCCTACATCGGGGCGCTGACGAAGGCTGTCGGCGGTGACCATGTCACGACCGTCGTGCTGGCCAAGGGCAACTGGGACCCCCACTTCGTCGTTCCCCGCCCTTCGCTGATCGCCAAGATGCGCCGTGCCGATGCGCTGATCATGAACGGCGGCCAGTTGGAAATCGGCTGGCTCCCGCCGCTGATCCGCCGCGGCAACAACCCCAAGGTCAACCCCTCCGCGCCGACCTTTCTGAACCTGGCACAGGGCATCGAGCTTATCAACAAACCGAGCGAGGTCGACCGGGCAAACGGGGATATCCACCCTGCGGGCAATCCCCATTTCCACCTCGATCCGAACAACATCCCGCTTTTGGCCAAGAGGATCGCGGATTTTCTGGCCTCGATCGACGCGGAGCACAAAAGCATTTATGAAAACAACCTCGCGGATTTCACGCTGAAATGGGGGAAAAACCTCGAGCGCTGGGCGCAGGTCATGGCCCCGAAAAAAGGGATGAAGGTCGTGCAGTTCCACGATAACCTCGCCTACTTCAACAAGGCCTACGGTTTGCAGAACATCGCCACGATCGAACCGCTGCCGGGGATCCCGCCCTCCCCGCGCCACACCCTCGAGGTGATCGAGCTGATACGCGCCGAACACCCCTGCTGCATCCTGCATGACGTCTACCACTCGACGAAAACGGCCGAATACATCCGAGACAAGACCGGGATAAAGATTGTATTGATGCCGCATGACCTCGGTGCGCTGGAGTCCGTCGACACCCTGGGCGCCCTGTTCGACCATCTGACCGAGGCCGTGACCCATGATTGA
- a CDS encoding GatB/YqeY domain-containing protein gives MSLREQINNDIKEAMKAKDVERRDALRLLSSAMKQIEVDERKELSDDDVIAIIQKQIKQRNDAAGQYKAAGRDELYDKEMAEIAVYEVYLPAQLDDAELERAVKAIIAQTGAASMKDMGKVMGVASKELTGQADGKRISECVKKLLS, from the coding sequence ATGAGCCTGAGAGAACAGATCAACAACGATATCAAAGAGGCAATGAAAGCCAAGGACGTCGAACGCCGCGACGCCCTCAGACTCCTCAGCAGCGCCATGAAACAGATCGAAGTGGACGAACGCAAAGAGCTCAGCGATGACGACGTCATCGCGATCATCCAGAAACAGATCAAACAGCGCAACGACGCCGCAGGCCAGTACAAAGCGGCGGGCCGCGACGAGCTGTACGACAAAGAGATGGCGGAAATCGCCGTCTACGAAGTTTACCTGCCGGCACAGCTCGACGACGCCGAACTGGAGCGCGCCGTCAAGGCGATCATCGCACAGACCGGCGCGGCGTCCATGAAAGATATGGGCAAGGTCATGGGCGTGGCAAGCAAAGAGCTCACCGGCCAGGCCGACGGCAAACGCATCAGCGAGTGCGTCAAAAAGCTCCTTTCATAA